A single Candidatus Binataceae bacterium DNA region contains:
- a CDS encoding nuclear transport factor 2 family protein — protein MAQPLDDWEQVRQLYMRYANSIDEGQIDDWLDCFTEDACVEHPVLGRRQGRAGLREFAEQYLKSLGGMKPRHFITNVAAELEGENGTGSCYFLYYKTWHGRTELAAVGGYRDVLRKENGRWLMARRRVFVDTGMTAKSELTKS, from the coding sequence ATGGCCCAACCACTTGATGACTGGGAACAGGTTCGTCAGCTATACATGCGCTACGCCAACAGTATCGACGAAGGCCAGATCGACGACTGGCTGGACTGCTTCACCGAGGATGCTTGCGTGGAGCATCCCGTTCTGGGGCGCCGACAGGGACGCGCCGGCCTACGCGAATTCGCCGAACAGTATCTCAAGTCTCTAGGCGGGATGAAGCCGCGCCATTTCATCACCAATGTCGCCGCCGAACTGGAAGGAGAAAACGGCACCGGCAGTTGCTATTTCCTCTACTACAAGACTTGGCACGGACGCACCGAGCTAGCGGCCGTGGGTGGTTACCGCGACGTCCTGCGCAAGGAAAATGGGCGCTGGCTGATGGCGCGACGGCGCGTCTTCGTCGATACCGGAATGACCGCCAAGAGCGAGCTGACCAAGAGCTGA
- the grdA gene encoding glycine/sarcosine/betaine reductase complex selenoprotein A has protein sequence MNFAGTKVIVIGERDGVASPAIAACVQAAGAEVVLVVTECFVUTSAGAMDPRTQQAIIDAAAKYGRDQLIVLLGTPSPEAAAIAAATVVTGDPTFAGPLAETQLGLSVYHILEDEVRAALDPKVYDEQVGLMAEVLEVSALTAALEEARAQ, from the coding sequence ATGAATTTTGCCGGCACCAAAGTTATCGTAATCGGCGAGCGCGACGGCGTGGCCAGCCCGGCGATTGCCGCCTGCGTGCAGGCCGCCGGCGCCGAGGTGGTCCTGGTCGTCACCGAATGCTTCGTTTGAACCTCGGCAGGCGCAATGGACCCGCGCACCCAACAGGCGATTATCGACGCCGCTGCCAAGTACGGCCGCGACCAGTTGATCGTGCTGCTGGGCACGCCCAGCCCGGAGGCCGCCGCGATCGCGGCCGCCACCGTGGTCACGGGCGATCCGACTTTCGCGGGACCATTGGCCGAGACCCAGTTGGGTCTCTCCGTCTATCACATCCTGGAAGATGAGGTTCGCGCCGCGCTCGATCCCAAAGTGTACGATGAGCAGGTCGGGCTGATGGCCGAAGTGCTGGAGGTCAGCGCCTTGACGGCGGCACTGGAGGAAGCCCGCGCCCAGTGA
- the grdC gene encoding glycine/sarcosine/betaine reductase complex component C subunit beta, producing the protein MIRPALLGASTVLAHTPSLIALGSKPSREIARDGSLYSSLLDHVRDFPRVVGYAPNQAFIGAIHPREMGPRPYFDQLIQGASRYARDGEIMPEQEFFGLMALADRFQLVRLAPSLAISATAALRDHPLAATWELDRLALAAGNVEEALANGATPIYRAGSLAATISPGHPQDSNLNGAILAENLACKASGALALSHLLAHHDFAPASIDYVLGCAEEAVGDRYQRGGGNMGKAIAEMAGCVQASGADVKNFCAAPLPALVVAASLVAAGVFGHVAVVGGGSLAKLGMKFQGHLQHAMPVLEDTLGAVAVLIGPDDGRSPLLRLDCVGHHPVASGAATEAILDSLLVAPLSRLELRLTDIDQFVTELHNPEITEPQGSGNVPERNYRMIAALAIRRGLLARTALESFIATRGLPGFAPTQGHIASAFCYLGHARRALMASQGARRIMLMAKGSLFLGLMTEQSDGMSLLLERNPRLEEKG; encoded by the coding sequence ATGATTCGTCCCGCGCTACTGGGCGCAAGCACCGTGCTGGCCCATACTCCCAGCCTAATCGCGTTGGGATCCAAGCCCAGCCGCGAGATTGCGCGCGATGGGAGTCTTTATTCCAGCCTGCTCGACCACGTGCGCGATTTTCCTCGTGTCGTCGGCTATGCCCCTAATCAAGCCTTTATCGGCGCGATTCATCCGAGAGAAATGGGGCCGCGGCCCTATTTTGATCAGCTCATTCAAGGCGCCTCGCGCTATGCGCGCGACGGCGAGATCATGCCCGAGCAGGAGTTTTTCGGCCTGATGGCGCTGGCCGATCGCTTCCAGCTGGTGCGCCTGGCGCCAAGCTTGGCAATCTCGGCGACCGCGGCCCTGCGCGACCATCCGCTGGCCGCCACCTGGGAATTGGATCGCCTGGCGCTGGCCGCGGGTAACGTGGAGGAAGCACTGGCCAATGGCGCCACCCCGATTTATCGCGCAGGCAGTTTGGCGGCAACCATCTCGCCCGGTCACCCACAGGATTCGAATTTGAATGGAGCGATTCTGGCCGAGAATCTGGCCTGCAAGGCCAGTGGTGCGCTGGCTCTAAGCCATCTGTTGGCACATCACGACTTCGCTCCCGCCAGTATCGATTACGTCCTGGGATGCGCCGAGGAAGCGGTGGGCGATCGCTATCAGCGCGGCGGCGGCAATATGGGCAAGGCGATCGCCGAGATGGCGGGCTGCGTGCAAGCCTCGGGCGCCGACGTCAAGAACTTCTGCGCCGCCCCGCTACCCGCCCTCGTAGTCGCGGCCAGCCTGGTCGCGGCCGGCGTCTTCGGCCACGTCGCTGTGGTCGGAGGCGGCTCGTTGGCCAAGCTGGGAATGAAATTCCAGGGCCATTTGCAGCATGCGATGCCGGTGCTGGAAGATACTTTGGGCGCGGTCGCGGTGCTGATCGGGCCCGACGATGGCCGCTCACCGCTGCTGCGGCTGGACTGCGTGGGGCATCATCCGGTTGCCTCGGGCGCGGCCACCGAAGCGATCCTGGACTCTCTGCTGGTCGCTCCGTTGAGCCGTTTGGAGTTGCGCCTCACTGACATTGACCAGTTCGTCACCGAGCTGCACAACCCTGAAATCACCGAACCCCAGGGTAGCGGCAACGTGCCCGAGCGCAATTACCGGATGATTGCCGCGCTGGCGATCCGGCGCGGGTTATTGGCACGCACTGCCCTGGAGTCCTTTATTGCCACACGTGGCCTACCCGGTTTTGCTCCCACCCAGGGGCATATTGCCTCGGCTTTCTGCTACCTGGGTCACGCGCGCCGAGCCCTGATGGCGTCGCAAGGCGCGCGCCGGATAATGTTGATGGCCAAGGGCTCGCTGTTTTTGGGCCTGATGACCGAGCAGTCGGACGGAATGTCGCTTCTGCTCGAACGCAATCCACGACTGGAGGAAAAAGGATAA
- a CDS encoding glycine/sarcosine/betaine reductase component B subunit: MRLEWRLTHVARAEFGPTAISGGCLRVAHQELCALLAQDRRLQAIDLEIVNPGEQCRITDIFDVFEPRFKPAGPNFPGLLEPLRRAGDGVSAVARGAAVMVLNSLADNYRKTVEMSGEAAALTPYSRTANICIRSRPAPGVSRDSYYRALKELGARAAVYLGRAAERAGADEVEFFTLEDSSARSRALPRVAYIFAIASQQRPTTSDPILYGDNVRQLIPTALHPNEIIDGAVLAPYWNFGSESYTVQNHRTVLELYRRHRRELNFTGVIVMVAAEVEEARTRNAIIASGLARHALRADGVIITKYGGGIPESVAMETYEACQELGVKGTIVIWAHGGDGRIEGSLTVISPHADALVSCGINEERLELPPIARVVAAAPAAQALIAQPDGSLKPAAGALQLRILALAGAADQLGGGRRSSEEY; this comes from the coding sequence ATGCGGCTTGAGTGGCGTCTGACTCACGTCGCACGCGCCGAGTTCGGGCCCACCGCGATTAGCGGTGGATGCCTGCGGGTGGCGCACCAGGAGCTGTGCGCGCTGCTGGCCCAGGACCGGCGCCTGCAGGCAATCGACCTAGAGATTGTCAATCCCGGCGAGCAATGTCGTATCACGGACATCTTTGATGTCTTCGAGCCCCGCTTCAAACCGGCCGGGCCTAATTTCCCCGGCCTGCTGGAGCCGCTGCGACGGGCCGGCGACGGCGTGAGCGCGGTCGCACGCGGCGCGGCCGTCATGGTACTTAACAGCTTGGCGGATAATTACCGCAAGACCGTGGAGATGAGCGGGGAGGCGGCTGCCCTCACCCCCTATTCGCGCACCGCCAATATCTGCATTCGTTCGCGGCCAGCTCCCGGGGTGAGTCGCGACAGCTATTATCGCGCGCTCAAGGAGTTGGGCGCGCGCGCGGCGGTGTATCTGGGCCGGGCGGCCGAGCGCGCCGGGGCCGACGAGGTGGAGTTCTTCACCCTGGAAGATAGTTCTGCGCGCAGCCGGGCCTTACCCCGAGTCGCGTACATTTTTGCAATTGCCTCGCAGCAACGTCCGACCACCAGCGATCCGATTCTTTACGGCGACAATGTCCGCCAGCTCATCCCCACCGCGCTCCATCCCAACGAGATAATCGACGGCGCGGTGCTGGCGCCGTACTGGAACTTCGGTAGCGAAAGCTACACGGTACAGAACCATCGCACCGTGCTGGAACTGTATCGTCGTCACCGCCGCGAACTGAACTTTACCGGGGTCATCGTGATGGTCGCTGCCGAAGTGGAGGAAGCCCGTACGCGCAATGCGATCATCGCTTCGGGTCTGGCGCGCCATGCGCTGCGCGCCGACGGTGTCATCATTACTAAATACGGCGGCGGGATTCCCGAATCGGTTGCGATGGAGACCTACGAAGCCTGCCAGGAATTGGGAGTCAAGGGCACAATCGTGATCTGGGCCCATGGCGGCGACGGCCGCATTGAAGGCTCGCTAACGGTCATCTCGCCTCACGCTGACGCTTTGGTAAGTTGCGGTATCAACGAGGAACGTCTGGAGTTGCCGCCGATAGCGCGCGTGGTCGCCGCCGCGCCCGCCGCTCAGGCGCTGATTGCGCAACCCGACGGCAGCTTGAAGCCGGCCGCGGGAGCGCTGCAGTTACGTATCTTGGCGCTGGCAGGAGCGGCCGACCAGCTCGGCGGCGGCCGGCGCTCCAGCGAGGAATATTAA
- a CDS encoding glycine/betaine/sarcosine/D-proline family reductase selenoprotein B, which produces MEPIRVVHYLNQFFGQLGGEEAAGAKPRIQAGPVGPGRQLQARLGERLTIVATAICGDNTFADHPESTARELSALILPYRPHMVIAGPAFNSGRYGFSCGQLCAAMGAVGIPALTGMYEENPAVEQFRSQTLIVRTGATARHTAQALDAIAELAQRVARGENIAYPAQVGCFPAGMRRGTIRAQEAATRAVDMLLRKLAGQPFVSEISRPTFSPVARAAMRRPLSQSTIALVTDGGLVARGNPERMPNGYTDRFTAVSIAGLSRLTPEAVEVNHGGYDTQFVNADVNRLVPLDAARELEQEGVFAHLYETVYATAGLGMALSNAREIGRQIGQRLAEAKVDGAILTSTUGTSTRCGAALAKEIERVGVPVVQICSMRQVAEMVGSPRIVTGKSVLHPTGDPTLDESGERALRRRTLESALEMLAAGEHSDAA; this is translated from the coding sequence ATGGAACCTATCCGAGTCGTACACTATCTAAATCAGTTCTTCGGCCAGCTCGGCGGCGAAGAGGCCGCCGGTGCCAAGCCACGAATCCAAGCTGGCCCGGTCGGTCCGGGCCGCCAATTGCAGGCTCGCCTGGGTGAGCGGCTGACAATCGTGGCCACCGCGATTTGCGGGGACAACACCTTCGCCGACCATCCCGAGAGCACGGCGCGCGAGCTGAGCGCGCTTATCTTACCCTACCGGCCTCACATGGTGATCGCTGGCCCAGCCTTCAATTCCGGTCGCTACGGCTTTAGCTGCGGCCAGCTTTGCGCCGCAATGGGTGCGGTCGGAATTCCTGCGTTAACCGGTATGTACGAGGAAAATCCCGCGGTCGAACAGTTCCGCTCTCAGACCCTGATCGTGCGCACCGGTGCCACCGCTCGCCATACCGCGCAGGCCCTCGATGCGATAGCCGAGTTGGCGCAACGCGTGGCCCGCGGCGAGAATATCGCGTATCCGGCTCAAGTCGGCTGCTTCCCGGCCGGGATGCGGCGCGGAACCATCCGCGCGCAAGAGGCCGCCACGCGGGCCGTGGATATGCTGCTGCGCAAGCTTGCCGGCCAGCCCTTTGTAAGCGAAATCAGCCGGCCCACTTTCAGCCCCGTCGCACGCGCCGCGATGCGCCGGCCCTTGTCGCAATCAACCATCGCGCTGGTCACCGACGGCGGTCTGGTGGCACGCGGAAATCCCGAACGGATGCCTAACGGTTACACCGACCGGTTTACCGCGGTTTCCATCGCAGGCCTGAGCCGCCTCACGCCCGAAGCGGTGGAAGTCAACCACGGCGGCTACGATACGCAGTTCGTCAACGCCGACGTCAACCGGCTGGTGCCGTTGGACGCCGCGCGCGAACTGGAACAGGAAGGCGTCTTCGCCCACCTGTACGAAACCGTCTATGCAACCGCCGGCTTGGGGATGGCTCTGAGCAACGCCCGCGAGATCGGTCGCCAGATCGGCCAACGGCTGGCCGAAGCCAAGGTTGACGGCGCCATTCTCACCTCCACTTGAGGTACCAGCACACGCTGCGGCGCAGCGCTGGCCAAAGAGATCGAACGGGTGGGCGTGCCGGTGGTGCAGATCTGCTCGATGCGCCAAGTGGCAGAGATGGTCGGTTCGCCGCGAATCGTCACCGGCAAGAGCGTGCTTCATCCCACCGGCGACCCAACCCTGGACGAAAGCGGCGAGCGCGCCCTGCGCCGGCGCACCTTGGAGAGCGCGCTTGAGATGCTGGCCGCCGGTGAGCATTCCGATGCGGCTTGA
- a CDS encoding fumarylacetoacetate hydrolase family protein, whose protein sequence is MSVLDGPRQEWRRILHEGQARWVRPEGDHLRLPDGREIAEAEAIYLPPCTPTKVICVHVNFAARFRELHGNGKPAATYFHKPISALNVHRGLLNKPADCKLINYEGEIAVIVGKPMRNVAPAEAWDYIAGFAPGNDVGVHDFRETDSNSMLRVKGMDGMSPIGPGIVSGIDIRRSRLRTYLNGRVVQEDTVEGMLFGIDYMLADLSRHITLMPGDVLYSGTPANSRPMAVGDLVEVEVSGVGRLSNRVNEIPAPPHKIGHQPTDSDAVRRVALGSDFKPR, encoded by the coding sequence ATGAGCGTTCTGGACGGTCCGCGGCAGGAATGGCGCCGGATTTTGCACGAGGGGCAGGCGCGCTGGGTGCGGCCCGAGGGAGATCACTTGCGACTCCCCGACGGGCGGGAAATCGCCGAGGCGGAGGCGATTTACCTTCCTCCCTGCACGCCGACCAAGGTGATTTGCGTGCACGTCAATTTCGCCGCCCGCTTTCGCGAGCTGCACGGCAACGGCAAACCGGCGGCGACTTATTTTCACAAACCGATCAGCGCCCTTAACGTCCATCGCGGTCTACTCAACAAGCCGGCCGATTGCAAGCTCATCAACTATGAAGGCGAAATCGCGGTGATCGTCGGCAAGCCGATGCGCAATGTGGCACCAGCCGAAGCCTGGGACTATATCGCCGGCTTTGCTCCCGGCAACGACGTCGGCGTGCACGACTTTCGCGAGACCGACAGTAACTCGATGCTGCGGGTCAAGGGGATGGACGGTATGTCTCCGATCGGTCCTGGAATCGTCAGCGGGATCGATATTCGCCGCTCCCGGCTGCGCACCTATCTCAACGGACGGGTGGTGCAGGAGGACACGGTTGAAGGGATGCTGTTTGGGATCGATTACATGCTCGCCGACTTGAGCCGCCATATCACGCTGATGCCCGGTGACGTGCTTTACAGCGGCACGCCCGCCAACTCGCGGCCGATGGCAGTGGGCGACCTGGTCGAAGTTGAGGTCAGCGGGGTGGGGCGGCTGAGCAATCGGGTCAACGAGATTCCGGCACCGCCGCACAAGATAGGCCACCAGCCCACCGACTCCGATGCGGTGCGGCGGGTGGCCCTGGGCTCGGATTTCAAGCCGCGCTAG
- a CDS encoding glycosyltransferase family 39 protein, which translates to MQDPLTDPTALSPSTFDPGAQPPPAQGELAPAGERQLSIWTSYLAAPSLAYPLLLATCASLFFVNLGGFPIYTKGEAREAVTVLDMIKGHSLATLLLPMRAGLEIPSKPLLMHWLIALCACVVGLNEWAVRLPSALLATMAVLCCYGYVRRLFDDLSGLFAALVLATSLQFLQQAVGGRVDMTLTFFMELAFFEFLAMAEGLTTRRLLLYGALALAVLAKGPVGLLLPALTAAGYIALEQRSDLLGRMRLPAGATMVAVIAGGWYLAAMVIGGRAFFDKQVLAENIFTFLYHRGVSGGHGHPFYYLDLALLAGFLPWTFLVPIMVTTLAAPDYYRNPRVRYLILWFVLVLLFYSFAYSKRGVYLLSLYPALAAAMGLALAQASRSKPSRWLPALTRATAWFSLGAAAVASLGVSLLLARPQAMAAILSWSGIKVAVFTSHLALGVRQDWGAAGALIAALFAVGYLLMRGRPDHVRVLRLVGGLTATMAALSMITALFVAPAIADTLSLKAFSLAATRIIGDQSAAYLYYLDYGVAFYSGRTMPLLESPTASHPSYLIAGAVVYEADKNSTLSDYHPVLASNPTDFDGSGVTLLLHRTSSDR; encoded by the coding sequence TTGCAAGATCCCTTGACCGATCCGACTGCACTGTCGCCTTCGACCTTCGACCCTGGCGCTCAGCCGCCGCCCGCACAGGGTGAGCTCGCGCCCGCTGGCGAACGCCAACTGTCCATCTGGACTTCCTATTTGGCCGCGCCGTCGTTGGCTTATCCGCTTCTGCTGGCCACCTGCGCCAGCTTGTTTTTTGTCAACCTGGGCGGCTTTCCGATCTACACCAAAGGCGAAGCGCGCGAAGCGGTTACCGTGCTGGACATGATCAAGGGGCATTCGCTGGCGACACTGCTCTTGCCGATGCGGGCCGGGTTGGAGATTCCCTCCAAGCCCCTGCTGATGCATTGGCTCATCGCACTGTGCGCCTGCGTGGTTGGCCTCAATGAATGGGCTGTGCGCTTGCCGTCGGCGCTGCTGGCCACGATGGCGGTATTATGCTGTTACGGTTATGTCCGCCGCCTGTTCGACGACTTGAGCGGCCTATTCGCTGCCCTGGTTCTCGCCACCAGCCTGCAATTTCTTCAGCAGGCGGTCGGCGGCCGCGTCGATATGACGCTGACTTTCTTCATGGAGCTGGCTTTCTTCGAATTCCTTGCCATGGCCGAGGGGCTAACCACCCGCCGCCTGCTGCTGTATGGGGCGCTGGCCCTGGCGGTTTTGGCCAAGGGTCCGGTGGGCTTGCTACTACCCGCGCTTACCGCGGCCGGCTATATCGCGCTGGAGCAACGATCGGATTTGCTGGGTCGGATGCGCTTACCCGCCGGAGCCACGATGGTCGCGGTGATAGCCGGTGGCTGGTATCTGGCCGCGATGGTTATTGGTGGACGCGCCTTTTTCGACAAGCAGGTACTGGCCGAAAATATCTTCACTTTTTTGTACCATCGCGGCGTCAGTGGCGGTCACGGCCATCCCTTTTATTATCTTGATCTCGCCCTGCTGGCCGGCTTTTTGCCCTGGACATTTTTGGTGCCAATAATGGTCACCACATTGGCCGCTCCGGATTATTACCGCAATCCGCGTGTAAGATATTTGATTCTATGGTTTGTGCTGGTGCTGTTATTTTATAGCTTCGCCTATAGCAAGCGCGGAGTTTATCTACTGTCGCTCTACCCAGCTTTGGCCGCCGCGATGGGTCTGGCGCTTGCCCAAGCCTCCCGTAGCAAACCGTCACGCTGGCTGCCGGCACTCACCCGCGCTACCGCTTGGTTCAGTTTGGGCGCCGCCGCCGTAGCCTCGCTTGGCGTGTCACTTTTGCTGGCACGCCCGCAAGCGATGGCGGCGATACTGTCCTGGAGTGGGATCAAAGTTGCCGTTTTCACCTCGCATCTGGCCCTCGGTGTCAGGCAGGATTGGGGGGCGGCCGGTGCGCTGATCGCAGCTCTGTTCGCGGTGGGCTATCTATTAATGCGCGGTCGTCCCGATCACGTTCGCGTATTGAGGTTAGTCGGCGGCTTGACTGCGACCATGGCCGCGCTAAGCATGATTACCGCTTTGTTCGTGGCCCCGGCGATCGCTGATACCCTCTCGCTCAAGGCTTTTTCTCTGGCCGCCACTCGCATCATAGGCGATCAGTCTGCCGCCTATCTCTACTACCTGGATTACGGCGTGGCGTTTTACAGCGGCCGGACGATGCCGCTGCTGGAGTCGCCCACGGCCAGCCATCCCAGTTATTTAATCGCCGGCGCCGTGGTCTATGAGGCCGACAAAAACAGCACGCTGAGTGACTACCATCCCGTGCTGGCCAGCAATCCCACCGACTTCGACGGCAGCGGGGTTACGCTGTTGCTGCACCGCACCAGCTCCGACCGCTAA
- the glyA gene encoding serine hydroxymethyltransferase, which translates to MEHLRQIDPDIYRLIQQEERYQLESVRLIPSENYVSTAVLEATGSVLTNKYSEGYPGKRYYEGQRYIDELETLVIERAKALFGAEHANVQPYSGSPANLAVYFGLLQPGDTIMGLALPHGGHLTHGWNVSITGRFWRSVQYQVDRETHRIDYDAVAEMARRERPRIIVAGATAYPRQFDFARFGQIAREVGAYFLADISHIAGLIVAGVHPSPLPDADVVTTTAHKTLRGPRGAMILCRQALAAQIDRAVFPGLQGGPHNHTTAAIGVALKEAATPAFRAYGAQIVRNAKVLADELLARGFSLVSGGTDNHLILIDLTNKKLHGKPGAKALDRAGLICNYNTVPYDPRKPFSPSGIRLGTPAVTSRGMGEAEMRQIAAFIDRAIGAADNETEIARVAEEVRELCRRFPAPGILLGD; encoded by the coding sequence ATGGAACATCTGCGACAAATCGACCCCGACATCTATCGGCTGATTCAACAGGAAGAGCGCTATCAGCTCGAGAGTGTGCGCTTAATCCCCTCGGAAAACTACGTTTCGACGGCGGTGTTGGAAGCTACAGGCTCGGTGCTGACCAATAAATATTCCGAAGGCTACCCGGGCAAGCGCTACTACGAAGGCCAGCGCTATATCGACGAACTTGAAACGCTCGTCATAGAGCGCGCAAAAGCCCTGTTCGGGGCCGAGCACGCCAACGTCCAGCCCTACTCAGGCTCGCCCGCCAACCTGGCAGTCTATTTTGGCCTGCTTCAGCCCGGCGACACCATAATGGGGCTGGCGCTGCCGCATGGCGGCCATCTGACCCACGGCTGGAACGTCAGCATAACCGGCCGCTTCTGGCGCTCGGTGCAGTATCAGGTGGATCGGGAAACCCACCGCATAGACTACGACGCGGTGGCTGAAATGGCTCGGCGCGAGCGGCCGCGCATCATCGTCGCGGGCGCCACCGCCTACCCACGCCAGTTCGATTTCGCGCGCTTCGGCCAGATAGCGCGCGAGGTTGGAGCCTATTTCCTGGCCGATATCTCCCATATCGCGGGTTTGATCGTGGCCGGCGTCCACCCCAGTCCTTTGCCCGACGCCGACGTGGTTACCACCACCGCGCACAAGACTTTGCGCGGACCCCGCGGAGCGATGATCCTGTGCCGTCAGGCGCTGGCGGCACAGATCGATCGCGCGGTCTTTCCCGGCCTGCAGGGTGGTCCGCACAATCACACTACCGCCGCCATCGGAGTGGCGCTCAAGGAAGCCGCGACCCCCGCCTTTCGCGCCTACGGCGCCCAAATCGTGCGCAATGCCAAGGTGCTAGCGGATGAACTGTTGGCGCGCGGCTTCAGTCTGGTTTCGGGTGGTACCGACAACCACCTGATCCTGATTGATTTGACCAACAAGAAATTGCACGGCAAGCCCGGCGCCAAGGCGTTGGATCGGGCCGGCTTGATCTGCAATTACAACACCGTTCCCTATGATCCGCGCAAACCCTTTAGCCCCAGCGGTATCCGACTGGGTACGCCGGCGGTTACCTCACGCGGGATGGGTGAGGCGGAAATGCGCCAGATCGCGGCCTTTATCGATCGCGCCATTGGCGCCGCCGACAACGAAACTGAAATCGCACGCGTGGCCGAAGAGGTTCGGGAGCTGTGCCGCCGGTTTCCCGCCCCCGGAATTTTGCTAGGTGATTAA
- a CDS encoding undecaprenyl-diphosphate phosphatase: MHAIVLGLIQGLTEFLPVSSSAHLIVIPWLLHWDDPGLAFDVALHLGTLLALLVYYWRDWWMIAASLASGDPKGRRLLGLLVAASVPAAIIGFAFEKQAETSLRSPLLIAGAMAALGVVLWIVDVRASQVRDLRKLTVGDAIAIGAAQAVAIVPGVSRSGATITMARILGIERADAANFSFLMSAPVIAGAGMLKLHDLIHAGSIHDLVGGFAAAAVFGLLAIVVLINYVRNRSYGAFALYRLLAAAFIVAAFLTRG; the protein is encoded by the coding sequence ATGCATGCAATTGTTCTGGGACTTATCCAAGGCTTGACCGAATTTCTGCCGGTTTCCAGCTCTGCTCATCTTATCGTGATTCCCTGGCTGCTGCATTGGGATGATCCTGGCTTGGCCTTCGACGTGGCCCTTCATCTTGGCACCTTGTTGGCTCTGCTAGTTTACTATTGGCGCGACTGGTGGATGATCGCCGCCTCGTTGGCCAGCGGCGATCCCAAGGGGCGCCGCCTGCTGGGCTTGCTGGTCGCAGCCTCGGTGCCCGCCGCCATTATCGGCTTTGCGTTCGAGAAACAGGCCGAAACCTCCCTGCGCTCGCCCCTGCTGATTGCCGGCGCGATGGCTGCGCTAGGGGTGGTTCTGTGGATTGTCGACGTGCGCGCCTCCCAGGTGCGTGATCTGCGCAAGCTGACCGTGGGCGACGCAATTGCGATTGGCGCGGCGCAGGCGGTCGCGATCGTGCCCGGGGTATCCCGCTCGGGAGCCACCATCACGATGGCGCGAATCTTGGGAATCGAGCGCGCCGATGCCGCTAATTTCTCCTTTTTGATGTCCGCCCCGGTTATTGCCGGTGCTGGGATGCTCAAGTTGCACGATCTCATCCATGCCGGCTCGATTCACGATTTGGTGGGGGGCTTTGCCGCCGCGGCCGTTTTCGGCCTGCTTGCGATTGTCGTGCTGATTAATTACGTTCGCAACCGTAGCTACGGAGCATTTGCCCTTTATCGGCTTTTGGCCGCGGCTTTTATCGTGGCGGCTTTCCTGACTCGCGGGTAA
- a CDS encoding DMT family transporter yields the protein MRSRRDFLSGTGLALVSTVSAACLPVLTRYSAQRIEPLLFCACTNAVAALSMLPLVCRQGSLALLTARPYRFRLVIFSLLGAVGTSLALIFGLRRVSAISGVLLLQVEPIYSLVLAGVLLGEVPTPIQAVATLIILGAIAVVFGAGALTFNRGALALLGVPLMWQCSHVVALKLMPPLTPAQMTAARYGYGALVFGFLLAVAGAPDWRQLGQPDLILPVVATAVIPYALGALAWYGAISRLSLSWTTALCVPGVPILSVSFAILFLGERAKEQELVGLVLAVAGVVALILGGNPDRATAQNLELPVPPGL from the coding sequence ATGCGCTCGCGGCGAGACTTTCTTTCCGGGACGGGTCTGGCCTTGGTCTCCACCGTGAGCGCCGCTTGCCTGCCGGTCCTGACCCGCTACAGCGCCCAGCGGATAGAGCCGCTGCTCTTTTGCGCCTGCACCAACGCGGTAGCTGCGCTCAGCATGCTGCCGTTGGTCTGCCGCCAGGGGTCACTGGCGCTCCTGACCGCCCGTCCTTATCGCTTCAGGCTGGTCATTTTCTCGCTGCTGGGCGCCGTGGGCACCAGTTTGGCACTGATTTTCGGTCTGCGCCGGGTAAGCGCTATCAGCGGCGTGCTGCTCCTGCAGGTTGAGCCGATCTACTCGCTGGTATTGGCGGGTGTGCTGCTCGGAGAGGTGCCGACGCCCATTCAGGCGGTGGCGACCCTGATAATCCTGGGCGCGATCGCCGTCGTCTTCGGCGCTGGGGCGCTGACGTTCAATCGCGGCGCGCTGGCGTTGCTGGGGGTGCCGCTGATGTGGCAATGCTCCCACGTGGTTGCCCTCAAATTGATGCCGCCATTGACACCCGCCCAGATGACTGCGGCTCGTTATGGCTATGGCGCGCTGGTGTTTGGATTTCTGCTGGCAGTGGCCGGGGCGCCGGATTGGCGCCAACTTGGACAGCCTGATTTAATCTTGCCGGTGGTTGCCACCGCCGTCATTCCCTACGCGCTGGGGGCGCTCGCCTGGTATGGCGCGATCAGCCGCCTGTCGCTTTCCTGGACCACCGCGCTCTGTGTGCCCGGGGTGCCTATCTTATCGGTCAGTTTCGCGATTCTGTTTTTGGGCGAGCGTGCCAAGGAACAGGAGTTAGTAGGCTTGGTGTTGGCGGTGGCCGGAGTAGTGGCGCTTATTCTGGGTGGCAACCCTGACCGCGCCACGGCCCAAAACCTGGAGCTGCCGGTTCCGCCCGGCTTGTAA